A single Xylella taiwanensis DNA region contains:
- a CDS encoding filamentous hemagglutinin N-terminal domain-containing protein: MNKDLYRLIYNRALRLWQVASELAVPRGSAAGTSPQLARRQTAQVRAVSFGLWLSLGWVGVCSLAGAQVVADPQAPGTQRPTILEASPGVALINIQTPSQAGVSRNTYQQLDVGASGAILNNARTQTQTHLGGWVPGNPWLATGTARVILNEVNSAQPSQLHGMVEVAGARAQVIIANPSGITCSGCGVLNASRFTLSTGAPEFDAGGALESYRVQGGAIRLDGAGLDSRTADYTALITRSIQLNAGLWAQQLQGSIGAASVPADGSAAVSLPGAAAPPAFALDVSALGGMYAGKITLIGTEHGLGVRHAGAMTAQSGELVVTVDGRLDNSGRLQAATDTHLNATQGVGNSGLISAAQTLHLHTQADIDNRSGTLNAARLDLSGATLDNRGGRLEQTGAQPLSIQAQQFDNQAQGRLGAVEGPSIGQPPSTDLPTGPSAPPVAVEPPGSPPPFRCH; this comes from the coding sequence ATGAACAAGGACCTGTACCGCCTGATCTACAACCGCGCCCTGCGCCTATGGCAAGTGGCTTCAGAACTGGCTGTTCCACGCGGTAGCGCCGCGGGCACCTCACCGCAGCTAGCGCGCCGACAGACCGCGCAAGTGCGTGCAGTGTCCTTTGGATTATGGTTGAGCCTGGGTTGGGTTGGGGTGTGCAGCCTGGCTGGCGCCCAAGTGGTGGCCGATCCCCAGGCCCCCGGGACGCAGCGCCCCACGATTTTGGAAGCGTCCCCTGGTGTTGCCCTGATCAATATTCAAACCCCCAGCCAGGCGGGAGTATCGCGCAACACCTACCAACAGCTAGACGTGGGCGCCTCTGGCGCGATTCTCAACAACGCCCGCACCCAAACCCAAACACACCTGGGCGGCTGGGTACCGGGCAACCCCTGGCTGGCGACCGGCACCGCCCGGGTGATTCTTAACGAAGTAAACAGCGCCCAACCCAGCCAATTGCATGGCATGGTGGAAGTGGCTGGCGCCCGCGCCCAAGTGATCATTGCCAACCCTTCTGGGATCACCTGCAGCGGCTGCGGGGTGCTCAACGCCAGCCGTTTCACCCTGAGCACGGGAGCTCCCGAGTTTGATGCTGGCGGCGCCTTAGAGAGCTACCGCGTTCAAGGCGGTGCTATTCGCCTGGACGGCGCTGGCCTGGACAGCCGCACGGCTGACTACACCGCCCTGATCACCCGCTCCATACAGCTCAACGCTGGCCTATGGGCCCAGCAACTGCAGGGGAGCATTGGCGCTGCCTCCGTGCCGGCTGACGGTAGCGCGGCTGTCTCCCTGCCTGGCGCGGCGGCGCCTCCGGCCTTTGCCCTGGATGTATCGGCCCTGGGCGGGATGTACGCCGGCAAGATCACCCTGATAGGCACCGAACACGGCTTAGGCGTCCGTCATGCTGGCGCCATGACGGCCCAGTCCGGTGAACTGGTGGTCACGGTGGATGGCCGCCTAGACAACAGTGGTCGCCTGCAAGCGGCCACAGACACGCACCTGAACGCGACACAGGGGGTTGGCAACAGCGGCCTGATCAGTGCTGCCCAGACCCTGCACCTGCACACTCAGGCCGACATTGACAACCGCAGCGGCACCCTCAACGCCGCTCGACTGGACCTGAGCGGCGCCACCCTGGACAACCGCGGCGGTCGCCTGGAACAAACCGGCGCCCAACCCCTATCCATCCAAGCCCAGCAGTTCGACAACCAAGCCCAAGGCCGCCTGGGAGCTGTGGAGGGGCCGTCTATCGGGCAGCCTCCCTCCACGGACCTGCCCACCGGCCCCAGCGCCCCTCCCGTCGCCGTTGAGCCTCCTGGCAGCCCCCCCCCCTTCCGTTGCCATTGA
- a CDS encoding LysE family translocator: protein MALIIDHASRLGKKNSFASVAGLCTATYVHGAFSILGVSAIVLSNHALFLLVKLMGGTYLLYMGVKSIASGIKGFKKNEIVSSEENHLKNKTKLSTSYMDGFLTQILNPKVSIFYITVFPKFLSSGDSIKKGFELVTIHSFNIFAWFTLMTIFISFANVALKKPKVRSYINIATGSVLSLFAFFIFFG from the coding sequence ATGGCCCTCATCATTGATCATGCATCAAGATTAGGAAAGAAAAATTCATTCGCCAGCGTTGCCGGACTATGCACTGCAACATATGTTCATGGGGCTTTCTCTATACTAGGTGTATCAGCTATTGTCCTAAGTAATCATGCTCTCTTTCTTTTAGTTAAGTTGATGGGCGGTACTTATTTATTATACATGGGTGTGAAGTCTATAGCTTCAGGGATTAAAGGCTTTAAAAAAAATGAGATTGTATCAAGCGAAGAAAATCATTTAAAAAATAAAACAAAATTATCAACGAGTTATATGGATGGGTTCTTAACGCAAATATTAAATCCTAAAGTTTCTATATTCTATATCACTGTATTTCCAAAGTTTCTATCTTCTGGAGATAGCATAAAAAAAGGATTTGAACTCGTCACCATTCATTCATTCAATATATTCGCATGGTTTACTCTAATGACGATATTTATATCGTTTGCAAATGTAGCCCTAAAAAAACCAAAAGTCAGAAGCTATATCAATATAGCCACCGGGTCAGTCTTATCACTTTTTGCTTTTTTCATTTTTTTTGGATGA